A genomic segment from Gossypium hirsutum isolate 1008001.06 chromosome D04, Gossypium_hirsutum_v2.1, whole genome shotgun sequence encodes:
- the LOC107956294 gene encoding uncharacterized protein — MEAGHVFVECIRDAMFVNRRMARSITVEVYSRHNETFRVTETIGCRPSIPPRSYRVDLQNRRCDCRRFQTLHFPCAHVVAACAKVELNVELFIDEVYTIERTLRVWENEFPVLPDLSTLEVPPMTFELVPDIRLRRNLKGRPQSSRIHNEMDIREKSDGNLCGVCRLPGHNRSKCPLRNYHVGQSSQSGRN; from the coding sequence ATGGAGGCGGGACATGTCTTTGTCGAATGCATTAGGGATGCAATGTTTGTAAACCGTCGAATGGCGAGGTCGATAACagtagaagtatattcacgacATAATGAAACGTTTCGAGTTACAGAGACCATCGGTTGTCGACCTagtataccacctaggtcctacaGAGTTGATCTCCAAAATAGACGGTGCGATTGCAGGAGGTTTCAAACACTTCATTTTCCATGTGCACACGTCGTGGCAGCTTGTGCTAAAGTTGAGCTCAATGTAGAACTATTTATCGATGAAGTGTACACCATCGAACGCACGTTGCGTGTATGGGAAAATGAGTTCCCCGTGCTTCCTGACCTATCTACTTTGGAGGTACCTCCGATGACCTTCGAGCTAGTCCCAGACATAAGGTTGCGTAGAAACCTGAAAGGTCGTCCGCAATCATCCAGAATCCATAacgaaatggacattagggagaaatctgacGGGAATTTGTGTGGCGTATGCAGATTACCCggtcataatcggagtaaatgcccTCTCCGAAACTACCATGTTGGACAATCGTCTCAATCGGGTAGAAATTGA
- the LOC107955205 gene encoding ferritin-3, chloroplastic, producing MLLTAAPAFSLVNPQVEHQGLPLFSSVPSAQSSSSFLRLSSPSSGVGSAVVFASKGSENKPLTGVVFEPFEEVKKELNLVPTLPQVSLARQKFSEECEAAINQQINVEYSICYGYHAMFAYFDRDNVALEGFAKFFNELSLRDRGQAEKLMRYQNKRGGRVQLLEISLPLSEFDHGVKGHALHAMEFALSMEKIANARLLHLHRIALRNHDAQLADFVESEFLSMQVEAIKKIAEHVSQLRRVGAGHGVWHFNQMLLREGGIA from the exons ATGTTGTTGACAGCTGCTCCAGCTTTTTCTTTGGTAAATCCTCAGGTGGAACATCAGGGTCTTCCCTTGTTTTCCTCCGTTCCTTCAGCTCaatcttcttcttcatttcttcGGCTTTCTTCTCCAAGCAGTGGAGTTGGGTCTGCTGTAGTTTTTGCAAGCAAGGGATCCGAGAACAAGCCGCTAACCGGTGTTGTTTTTGAGCCCTTTGAGGAAGTGAAGAAAGAGCTTAATCTTGTCCCCACTCTGCCTCAAGTCTCTTTGGCTCGTCAAAAGTTTAGTGAGGAGTGTGAAGCTGCTATCAACCAACAAATCAA TGTTGAATACAGTATCTGCTATGGGTACCATGCTATGTTTGCCTACTTCGACAGGGACAACGTTGCGCTCGAGGGTTTTGCCAA GTTCTTCAATGAATTGAGTTTAAGAGACAGAGGGCAGGCTGAGAAATTGATGAGATACCAG AACAAAAGAGGTGGAAGAGTGCAGCTGCTGGAAATCTCGTTGCCCCTCTCGGAGTTTGATCATGGCGTGAAGGGACATGCATTGCATG CTATGGAGTTTGCCTTGTCAATGGAGAAAATAGCAAATGCGAGGCTCTTGCACCTGCACAGA ATAGCTTTGCGGAACCATGATGCGCAGCTGGCAGATTTCGTTGAAAGCGAGTTCTTATCTATGCAG GTGGAGGCCATCAAGAAAATAGCTGAACATGTGTCTCAGTTGAGAAGAGTGGGCGCTGGACATG GGGTCTGGCACTTCAATCAGATGCTTCTCCGCGAGGGAGGTATTGCATGA